Part of the Pirellulales bacterium genome, AACACCCTCGGCGGCAGCGGCAACGACACCCTCACCGGCAACACCCGCGATAATTATTTGTTCGGCGGCGATGGTGATGATACGCTCAGCGGCGGCGATGGGAACGACTTCCTGGAAGGGGGCAAAGGAAACGACAGCCTCACGGGCGGCGACGGCGACGATACGTATATTTTCAATCCCGCTAACAGCTCCACCGGCTTGCTAGGCAGCGACACAATTACCGAGTCGGCCAATACCGATTCGGACACGCTCGATTTCAGCAACTTTACTGACGACATTATTGTCTATCTCAACACCACTTCGTCGCAAACCGTCGATAGCGGCGTCCTCTCGCTGACTCTCTCCAGCGACACCGGCATCGAAAACGTCGGCGGCAGCAGCGGCCAAAATACAATCACCGGCAACTCTCGCGATAACATTTTGGATGGCCGGCTGGGCACGACCGACTCGCTAATCGGCAATGCTGGCAACGATATTCTCTACGGCGGTTCGGGAGACGACACGCTGGAAGGGGATGCCGGCAACGATGTCCTGTATGGCGGCGATGGCAGCGACACGCTGCACGGCAACGACGGGAACGATTTCCTCTACGGCCAGGACGGCGACGATCACCTTTACGGCGACGCCGGCGACGACCGCCTGGAAGGCGGCACAGGCGATGACGATCTCCACGGCGGCACCGGCGACGACACCTACGTGTACCGCTGGAATTCTGGCGAAGATAGTCTGGGAAGCGATACCATCGATGACAATACCAGCGAAAACAACAAGCTGGACTTCTCGAACTTTTACGCCACCGATTACGCTCGTCCCGATCCCACGGACACCTCTGATTCCCAAATTGTTAGCGACGATCAAATATCGATCCCAGTCGACGATGGTGACGATCCAATCTTTACCAACTTACTCGAAATCAAATTCAGTACCGCCGATACGATCAACACCTTCACCGACCCAAACACATTCACCACTTCGGTCGCCGGAGTGGCAGCGGGCCAAACGGACGCTGATACGTTCCAACTATTTGCCTACGGCGTGCAAGGGACAAATGACCATCCCGTGACGTCGGTTAACTTTTACGACGATGTCAATAACGATGGCATTTTAGATAGCGGAGACCAATTGGTCGGGACTGATACCGACGGCAGCGATGGTTGGTCTACGGATTTGACGTATGATGATAGCCAACAAAGTTGGACATACGATGATGGCGGAAGTCCGACGCCAATACCATCGAATGGTCCTGATACTCAACTTTTTGCAGCAGCCGCTAATGATGATGGCGGAGGGACGCCTAGTGATCCCGCTACAATCAACCTTGCTATGATAGTTCCCCCACCGATCGCCGCCCCGTATTTGAAACGGCAGAACAATGATTACGGCATCGCGGATAGCGCTGCCGCTTCTTCGTCTGGTACTACGGTCGTCGGTGGATTCCCGATTTCAGACGGCAAGAGTGCATCAACGAGCGACCATCAGCGATTTCTAGCCGCTTCGGCTGAACCGTTACAAGGAGCACAAATCCCTGCAAACATACTAGGAGATACAGGCAGCGCTACTGCCACAGCAGCCACCACCGCAGTTGTTAGCGGAGACAAGCGCGTCGGAAGTAACATTTTTAGCTTCGACGTTTCAAATTCTAACGCTATAGCAAGTGTTTCCGGTAGCAACGGTGCCTTCACGCAAGCGGTCGCGGGCACGGGAACCGGCTTACCGGCGCTCAACCCCGACTATTGGGACGTCTACCCAGGAGGCAACCGACAAAATGCCTCGTGGGATGTGGTGATATCGGGCACGATTACATTCTACTGGGTAGATCCTGTTCTCACGACCGGGGCGTTTGCCGATAGCGCGACGGGATTTAGCATTCAGCTTACAACCAGTGATGGTGCTTATATAAGTTTTCAAATCAATGCAGATAATAGTAGTACTGGCAATCCCAATCCAGAAACGGCTGGAGTCGCTTCAAGTGGCGCCGGTGCGGCAATTCCATCTGAGATTTGGAAGGTCAATCCTTGGCTCGGTCCTACAACGGTACCATTCACTTTCCACATTACAACCAGCCAAAATGATCCTGGTTGGATTTCCATACAAAGCCTAGCACACTCGCAAAACGTTAGCGCGACA contains:
- a CDS encoding calcium-binding protein, which produces MLFGSDGSESGTDSDILYGGAGDDLLVGAGGDDQLYGGDGNDYLYGEAGNNYLDGGAGNDYLFGSDPDASGTGSNIIYGGTGDDLLIGAGGDDQLYGGTGADYLYGEAGNDYLDGGDGNDYLFGGNGDGQGAGNDILHGGAGNDYLVGSDGNDQVYGEAGDDILFGENGDDTLDGGDGVNSLYGQAGNDTDVFNPATLSSATDYIDEAGNADSDTLDFSAFTDGITVDLSSTSAQPIDNANSSLLSLTLYENNGVENTLGGSGNDTLTGNTRDNYLFGGDGDDTLSGGDGNDFLEGGKGNDSLTGGDGDDTYIFNPANSSTGLLGSDTITESANTDSDTLDFSNFTDDIIVYLNTTSSQTVDSGVLSLTLSSDTGIENVGGSSGQNTITGNSRDNILDGRLGTTDSLIGNAGNDILYGGSGDDTLEGDAGNDVLYGGDGSDTLHGNDGNDFLYGQDGDDHLYGDAGDDRLEGGTGDDDLHGGTGDDTYVYRWNSGEDSLGSDTIDDNTSENNKLDFSNFYATDYARPDPTDTSDSQIVSDDQISIPVDDGDDPIFTNLLEIKFSTADTINTFTDPNTFTTSVAGVAAGQTDADTFQLFAYGVQGTNDHPVTSVNFYDDVNNDGILDSGDQLVGTDTDGSDGWSTDLTYDDSQQSWTYDDGGSPTPIPSNGPDTQLFAAAANDDGGGTPSDPATINLAMIVPPPIAAPYLKRQNNDYGIADSAAASSSGTTVVGGFPISDGKSASTSDHQRFLAASAEPLQGAQIPANILGDTGSATATAATTAVVSGDKRVGSNIFSFDVSNSNAIASVSGSNGAFTQAVAGTGTGLPALNPDYWDVYPGGNRQNASWDVVISGTITFYWVDPVLTTGAFADSATGFSIQLTTSDGAYISFQINADNSSTGNPNPETAGVASSGAGAAIPSEIWKVNPWLGPTTVPFTFHITTSQNDPGWISIQSLAHSQNVSAT